GGCTGATTCGGAACCACCAGCGGGTCGCCGGGATAGATCCAGTGGCTGTCCAGGATGTAGCGGTTCTCATCCCAGATCTGGGGCCACAGGAAGGGATCGCCGAGCCATTCCTCGGACAGATCCCAGAGGGTGTCCCCCTTGACAATGATGTAGTTACCGGCACCGGCGGCAGGCGGATCCCACGCCGTCCAGTGTTCGTCTACGAACTTCAGGTCCTTGGGAGGCGTCGGAGACGTCCCCTGGGCCAGAGTCACCCCACCGATGACACCACATAGCATCGAAACGATCAGGGCAGAACGCAGGGTTCGTGCAGTGATTCGATATCGCATCAACCACTCCTAAGCGAGGGCGGAAAACCGCTGCTCATCTTCTGTATTGGCCAGAATGAAGTCAAGGAATATCCCTCGGTTCCCTCAGCGCCTGACGTCGAGGCATTCCGATATCTTCCCCTCGCGGAAGAATATAGTCCCGACAACCCGGAATTCAACCGATAGGCTCATAGAAGTCCAGACAGCTGCCGCCGTAGCGGGCCGTGCGCCGGTGCTCCAGCCCCACTGGGGCGACCTCCAGGGGGTCTCGACGGTCCCTCTCGACGATCAGGCGACCCGTCGGGGCCAGGAGACTCCTGGAGGCTACGGCCGACAGAAAGGGTCCCAATTGGGCCGTTCCGTAGGGAGGATCGGCGAAAATAACCGAAAAGGGTGCCTGATCCCCAACTCCAGAGCTCAGAAGCCCCTCGGGGAGCCCCAGGCAGAGGGCCCGAGCCCGGTCCGCCACCTTCCAGGCCTCGGTGAGGGACGCCAGCGAGGCGATGGCCTCGGGATCCTCGTCGATGAACAGGGCCCGCTCCGCCCCTCGACTGAGCCCCTCCAGGCCGATGGCCCCGGTCCCGCAGAAAGCGTCCAGGAAGCGTGCCCCATCGAGGGAAGGCCCGAGAATATCGAAGAGCGCTTCCCGGGTCCGCTCGCCGGTGGGGCGATAGGTCACTCGGGCGGGGATCGAGATCCGACGACCTCGCAACGCACCACCGACGATACGAAGAGATCCCATGGCTCTCGACCTCGCCCCCGACTCTACGTCCAGGGGCCCTTATTCGCCGGCCGCGGTCCGCGCGGCCACCGTCAATCCTGAGGCCCCGGCGTCGCGAATCAGGTCCATGACCTTGACCACATCGCCATGGGCCGTTGACCGATCGGCCCGTAGGACCACCAACTTGTCGTCGGACTCCACCAGGAGGGCCTTCAGGCGTTCCTTCAACTCTGCCGGTTCGACAATCTTGCCCTCGAACGAGAGGCGGCCGTCGGCATCGAGTGCGACGGTCAGGTCCTTCAACTCCTGCTTGGCGGTCGAACGTGTCTGGGGTAGCTCCAGCTTCAATCCCGAGCTCTCGAGAAACGTGGTGGACACCGCGAAGAAGATCACGAGCAGGAAGATCACGTCCACGAGCGGCGCGATGTTGATCGCGGCCGCGGTGCGTCGATGGGTATTGCGCCCGAACTGCACGTCAGTCTCCGCTGATCGCCATCGACGGTGCCGGGGGCGACTCCGATGGGGAGTTTCGTTCAGACCCGAACAGACCCCGCAGCATCCTCAGGGACTCGCGCTCGAGTTCACCGACGAGGAAGTCGGCCTTCTCCTGAAAATAGTTGTGGGCGATCAGAGCCGGGATGGCGACGACGAGCCCCGAGGCCGTTGTGATCAACGCCTGCGAGATGCCGCTTGAGAGCGATGCCGCCTGCCCGGCACCCTGATCCGCGATCGTCTGGAAGACGTCGATCATTCCCAGAACCGTTCCGAGGAGTCCCATCAACGGCGTGACCGCTGCGATGGTCGCCATCGCACCGAGGTAGCGATGGAGACGACTGGACTCGTGACGCCCGGCGTTCTCGACGGCCTCCTTGACCGCCGCCTCGCCTTTGCCTACCAGCTCCAGTCCCGCAAGCACGATGGACGGGAACAGACCGGGATGCTCCCGACAGACCTCGATGGCACGATCCACTCTGCCACCTTCCAGGAGGCCAGTGATGCGCTCGACGACGGTCGGGTGCAGGATGCGGGAGGCTCGGAGATTGATCGCCCGGTCGACGATCAGGGCCAGCGTCAGAAGGGATGCGATGGCCAGGGGCCACATCAGTGGTCCGCCCGCGTTGAACAGTTCGATAAAATTCATGGTGCTATCGTAACCCGCCGATCAGGATCCGCTACTCGACCCTCGACGTTCTCCGGAACGACCGCCGGAGCTTCGCCGTCGGCCGCCACTGCCGCCGCGGTTGCCACTACCGCCGCCGCGGTTGCCACTACCGCCGCCGCGGTTGCCACTACCGCCGCCGCGGTTGCCGCCACTGCCGCCGCGACTGCCACCACCGCCGCCGGGGCCACCTCGACCGCGCCCTCCGGCCCTCGGCGTGAGATCCGGGTCCCCGCGGTAGTTGAATCCCTCGAGTCTCCGCCGCGGTACGTCTTCGCCGAGGAGGGTCTCGATCTCGCGAATGCGTCGACCGTCCAGTTCACAGACCAGCGTCACGGCGCGACCGGTGCGCTCGGCCCGACCGGTACGCCCGATTCGATGGACGTAGTCCTCCGCATGCATGGGCGCATCAAAATTAACAACCAGGTCGATGTCGGTGATGTCCAGCCCTCGTGCGGCCACGTCGGTTGCCACCAACGCGTGACACTCGCCATTGCGGAATGCCTCCAGGGCCCGCTCGCGGTTGGCCTGAGATAGAAGGCTCGAGAGCGAGATGACGTCGTATCGCGCGCGACGAAGCAACGCGCCAATCTCCGTGGTCCCCTCTCGGGTTCCGGAGAAGACAAGAAACTTCTCCGGCCGCTCTCGACGGAGAACCTCGACCAGCAACTGTTCCTTCTGACTCCTCAGCACCGGATAGAACGCGTGATCGACGTTCTTGGCGGTTCGCGTACCGCGATGCATCTGGACCTTCTCCGGATGCAGCAGATAGCGCTCCGAGAGTTCGGCGATTTCGTCCGGGAACGTCGCAGAGAACAGCAGTGTCTGACGGCTCATCGGGGTCTTACGAATGATGGCGTCGATGTCGTTGATGAACCCCATGTCGAGCATGCGGTCCGCCTCGTCCAACACCAGGAACTTCAACTTCCGCAGCGATAACCATGCCGACTGCACGAAGTCCAGCAGACGTCCCGGCGTACCGACCACCAGGTCGCAACCGGCCGCAAGCTCCTGCTTCTGGTGCCCGCTTGAGGTTCCGCCGTAATTGAGGACGGTGCGAACGCCCAGCCGCCCGCCGAATTTTACGGCCTCGCCGGCGACCTGAATGGCAAGCTCTCGAGTCGGGCAGATGACGAGCCCCTGGGGATCGCTCCCACCGATCTCCATCTTCTCGAACATCGGCAGCAGGTAGGCCAACGTCTTTCCCG
This is a stretch of genomic DNA from Acidobacteriota bacterium. It encodes these proteins:
- a CDS encoding DEAD/DEAH box helicase gives rise to the protein MTDTFSKFNLRAELQASLDDAGYDTPTPIQIASIPTLLTGQDLIGVAETGTGKTLAYLLPMFEKMEIGGSDPQGLVICPTRELAIQVAGEAVKFGGRLGVRTVLNYGGTSSGHQKQELAAGCDLVVGTPGRLLDFVQSAWLSLRKLKFLVLDEADRMLDMGFINDIDAIIRKTPMSRQTLLFSATFPDEIAELSERYLLHPEKVQMHRGTRTAKNVDHAFYPVLRSQKEQLLVEVLRRERPEKFLVFSGTREGTTEIGALLRRARYDVISLSSLLSQANRERALEAFRNGECHALVATDVAARGLDITDIDLVVNFDAPMHAEDYVHRIGRTGRAERTGRAVTLVCELDGRRIREIETLLGEDVPRRRLEGFNYRGDPDLTPRAGGRGRGGPGGGGGSRGGSGGNRGGGSGNRGGGSGNRGGGSGNRGGSGGRRRSSGGRSGERRGSSSGS
- the rsmD gene encoding 16S rRNA (guanine(966)-N(2))-methyltransferase RsmD, which translates into the protein MGSLRIVGGALRGRRISIPARVTYRPTGERTREALFDILGPSLDGARFLDAFCGTGAIGLEGLSRGAERALFIDEDPEAIASLASLTEAWKVADRARALCLGLPEGLLSSGVGDQAPFSVIFADPPYGTAQLGPFLSAVASRSLLAPTGRLIVERDRRDPLEVAPVGLEHRRTARYGGSCLDFYEPIG
- a CDS encoding MotA/TolQ/ExbB proton channel family protein; translated protein: MNFIELFNAGGPLMWPLAIASLLTLALIVDRAINLRASRILHPTVVERITGLLEGGRVDRAIEVCREHPGLFPSIVLAGLELVGKGEAAVKEAVENAGRHESSRLHRYLGAMATIAAVTPLMGLLGTVLGMIDVFQTIADQGAGQAASLSSGISQALITTASGLVVAIPALIAHNYFQEKADFLVGELERESLRMLRGLFGSERNSPSESPPAPSMAISGD
- a CDS encoding biopolymer transporter ExbD, which codes for MQFGRNTHRRTAAAINIAPLVDVIFLLVIFFAVSTTFLESSGLKLELPQTRSTAKQELKDLTVALDADGRLSFEGKIVEPAELKERLKALLVESDDKLVVLRADRSTAHGDVVKVMDLIRDAGASGLTVAARTAAGE